The DNA sequence ATAGTCACTCGATCAGTATACGGTAACATATTGGACGTCAGTACCGGTGATGCATAATTTGTCCTTTTTTTCTAAATATTGTTGCCCACAGGCGCAAAATTCTACAAATTCATCTATCGGAAGGAATCGACGATCCTGGTGGTTTAAACTGGCAGATGGTTTTAAGTCTGGGACTTGCCTGGGTTATTGTATATTTATGCATCTTTAAAGGTGTCAAAAGCTCAGGGAAGGTAATTTATTGAGTAATGTAATTAAGCTTTAAGAAAATAGTTATTTGCATTTCAGTGCTGTATTTTAAATGATCAACAATACGTACGGAAAAGAAATTCAATGTGATTTCCAATGTTGTCTTTAAACTTAAGTACATTTCGTTGCTGTAAATGTAGGCGAATAGGCCCGCGCACAATCACAGACCTGGATTTTGCAGACAATATTGCTCTTCTAGCTGACAACGCGCACGAACTGTTTCATCTTGTTGAAGCTGCTGCACAGAAAGTAGGACTAGGAATGAATGCCAAGAAAACCAAGGCAATGCTTTACAAGGAAACACCGTCTTCAATAAAAACATTGGACGGAAGCGAATGGGAGATAGTTCATGACTTCAAATATCTAGGTGCAGAAGGACTGCAACATCAGAAAGGTACTTGCTTTGAAAGCATGCAACAGCATGGACAAGATCTTGAAAAGTAATCTGCCAAGAGTTCTAAAGATCAAGTTATTTACCACCACTGTAGAATCGGTACTAACATATGGCGCTGAAACATGgacaataacaaccaaaatgagaaacgctatggatggctgctatactCATCTCTTGCGGAAGGCACTAGATATGTCATGGCAAACACACACCACCAAGAACTGTATGGGAATCTGTTAGCAATCTCTgagaggctcaggattagaaggttaAAGTTTGCAGGACACTGTGCAAGAAGCGAAGAGGAAACAGCTTCAATTGttcttatgtggcagcccaaacatggaaagcgaacaagaggtccacccaagaaggattatatcaagatgttggcagatgatacgtgattaacaggcccagacatcaaaaattGTATGTTAGACATAGCAGTgtggagagccattatgggagcccgactacaagagtcgacataagcaaaGCAAGTAAGCAAAAGATAATAAAATCAAGTTTTTACAGACAGATATGTCACTTTTGTTCTTGACATATCTaatttacataatgttatttcgTGTCATTTCAGGTTGTGTATTTTACAGCACCTTTCCCATACGTGTTGTTAACAATTCTTATTGGTTTCTCCGTCACATTGGACAATGCTGTAGATGGACTTTTTTATTATCTTACTCCTGATTGGTCAAGATTAGCCGATTCTCAGGTAATGTACGTTGGGTATTTCTATCATAAactgtttttcaaatgtcaagcaAAACCGAATCAATACACAAAAATCATTCAAAACGATAGCAGACCTATTGCCTCCATGTAAGCTACAGGCAATCGTTGATAAAGactattttgatatattattcgGAATTAATAAGCTCATTAGAGTGGTAAAGTGTTGAACAAATAGTACTCGTCCTTTTATTATTGTATTACGAAACAGAATTAACCCTCATTATTTTAGCACAGGTATGGTTAGACGCAACCACTCAAATCTTCTTCTCCTACTCACTTGGTTTGGGGACAATGATGGCTCTAGGAAGCTATAATAAACCAGCAAGAAACTTCTTCAGGTACAGTTGCTTGATTGATGCGTTTACTAACATTTTCTGGAAACGGTTTGGTAACACgatttatatttttattgaatattaGTTTCGGTTCTGTTgtaaattttgataatttatgaGACAAAAATGTATTGACACCATTTTGCTTTCTAAGATATTTGATTCAAAACGTTTGCATTGCACAAACCCTGATATGTATTTTGAAAGCGACGGAAAATGGTGCAAGATCTCtatcatattttgtatttgtgaTGTATTGATTTACATTAACCTGTAATGTTCTGAATATACAGGGATGGAATCATATTTGCATGTGTAAATAGTGCCACGAGTTTATACGCAGGCATGGCAGTGTTCTCTGTTTTAGGATTTATGGCTGGTAAACAGGGAATTAGCATAGACCAGGTGGCGGCGTCCGGTAAGACATATTGGCAATTTGTATTACATATGATCTTAACTATGCTtgttttttctgttttgttttgttttttatttgtggaGGGAGGGCACATTCGTGTAGCTCCGGAGTATTTCGCCAAGCGTCCGGCAAACTTCGATTTCAAGTGCATTGTTGTCTGCGTTCTCGTGCCCCCAAAACGCGAGACATGTGCACACCTTTGTAACGCTCTAGCTCAAATACAAAAAGTGTCAGGAGTCCATTTCGGACTGTTGCCGATAAATGCCGGAAgttcactatttgccctccatgaacgACAAACCAACatggcggatttaccatagcatacGCGAGGAAATTTTGAGTCAGTCCTCTGATCTAATTCCACCATATTCAAGTTGCACTTCAGCAGTAGTTTATGATGTAATTCCGTTACTTTATTCCATTTCTTCATCCCATTATAGGTCCCGGATTGGTATTCATTGTCTATCCAGAGGGCGTAACACAAATGCCTATACCAACACTTTGGGCTATTTTATTTTTCCTCATGCTTTTGCTGCTGGGAATAGACAGTCAGGTAAATTGTGTGTCTAATACGCTTGTAAAACTGAATGGCCAATGTTGTATTGTTTTTTCCTGCTTCTGCAACATCGCACATACACCTCATTCCAGAAAATGGATTGTTATATTCACATAGTTTTACCCTAATATATATTGACATAGAAGGGAAAGCTGGATTCCGTCCGGTAAGGTCAACAGTGAACCAACTATTCACGCTGCGGCAAATACATGTACTCCCGCGCTGAACTGTCTTTCCGCACCCCCTATAACCgcagaaaatgttacaaaaatgtagattgtaatgatactactacaaatggaaaacgtatcaaacctaactgtcactaaaatataaaccctttaatcaataatagttaTAATTGCAGGAttcttaaaaaaaatattttgtcggtaaattacacagtaaaatttcattgaaaaaagtggcggcgctgtttaatgaggctcattatgacgtcaataccctGTTAAAAGTTATCATGATCGATTTGCAGTTATTCcgactgcactgctggtcatcatcaacaatgatggatacaaacgctatttgggttcggttgttattattatcatggtGTTGTTTGTTTCGGCCGTCCAGATTTCGGGCGATTGTCCATTGAGCCATGAATCttcttttttctcaaattatatcgaacagatccctcgtcaatattcaattatcCTGCAATTTCACGGATATATTTTACTTCACTATGATATGCGTCTATCATTCCCTTCTGGTGAtcggtaatttttggcattttgagccaTTATTGTGTTTAATTATATAAACCGTTTTAGGACTATTTATTGAATATTAGTAATAGACATCTGTATACAGTaaaccaaagaattaaggtaccagttatgttcaccccctgtattcCTGTAttaccaacagccaatagctgtatctttaagctctaatttaagacctcattatttaaaattgttcacgaaataaagacacgacgatccaaaaagccATGGGAGATgccatttaaaagttgcagttttatTTGCTCCACATACCCTATTGATttatacacaaagcgttcgcgaacaagaggaCTAGCGCCATGCTTCCTTTGATTAGCATATTAAACCTAGCGtcgcgtcgtgctttcattgattggaacacaaaagtgcaacttttgatttcgtttcttcattaggttttagatcgtcgtttctttaattctcaaccaatttcaacaaataacgtCTTCaattagagctaaagagtacaggttttgacatatttgtctttatttaggatatacaggggtaaacacaactggtaccttaattctttggcttactgtagaataTTTCCAGTTCATGATTACTCACACATTTTTATACCCCGAAAATCGACTAGGACATAGTCTAGGCCATTCCCCAACCTTTAAGGACAAGTCATTGGCAATGTTGTTGTATTTCAAATTACCTAATAAGGGTTGTTTTTATGGCAGTTTGTTGGTGTCGAGGGTCTGGTGACTGCCTTCGTTGATTTGTTTCCACATATCTTCAGGAAGGGCTATCGACGTGAAATGTTCGCTGCTGCAGTTTGTGTTATCTGTTATATGGCTGGGTTGAGCATGTGTACATATGTAAGTAATAtatcttcagctgttttgattaactatatattataagTAATATATCCAATATCTTTAAATCTCGAACTAAATTTAGTAATTATCgtttaattttctcatttctcATTTCAAGACAAAAACCTCCAAAGCAGCAAGTTTCGCCAGCAATATAAATTCAACGAATTAGCTTACAGAACTCACAAGATaattatatgaatacaaaacccacacTTTGGCCacattgagttaagcatgggacattgttgctatacataggcctgtcatatgtaggaccagagaagatgtaaggagggagaacagaattacatccttgagataatcccgtaggtaatcctgtcgcacctattcatagtcctttattctcaagtagttacacatctacttgaaagtacctttgatcatgttgatgtgatgtgtgttgccgaccacggttgattaattttcactccagaattggaaatacttccaatgtttctatagagaattccttgaaaatatgacacgtgtgtgtttaGTAGTTGTTGCtctgatgggataccacatgtggatactacaagaaagaaatgtagttgtGTACAAATTTCCACAAAATCCGGccattttggaacattatattaactatttagggagagtgttttaggattttgttagaaaagggatgattgttgatcatgtttattttattgttttatgtattttcctgacATTTCCTggaaacctaataaagatattttggtaattgaaaatagtctgtatcattaatcgtagaggttgaaagagtcaacaagtgtcagaaattataatttgccatggaacttcggtcatattttatttgaaatataactggatgttagggtctgcatgcatggtatgcatagtatgatgatatacagacactgcctttcccctaaaactagtaagcacccccttgtgtatcacacccatcatgggttcgaacccctttgttgtattttattgttaaacctgaatagcgtgattacttttgaatgagcggcagcacacatattttatttgaggatagctggatctatctccttttcctcacatcttctctggtaggacagaacaactcaaattcatcctctgtgtctattgagcatgtgaaaaaaagGATGTATGAaagaattccatgatttgagtcttgtaacacattgattgaaatctagtatgtataaaagtccacttgtaacacattcattgctggaaagtgactttttaaaaaaaagggtttaataaaggaacgtgtgtggtttatattatatacatggcagaatgcttatcaacattatacatacctgtgtgctttattttgtattatcttactagtggtaatctcatttaaacattgttgtctttgtatataacttaccatattgaccaggtaaatctaactgaaagaattaaaatgatacacaggtttttatatcaaaataacttCTTATGGAcgtgggtggcttttgtattcatgtattcaattgtaaaatGTGAAGTGGGgcaattattattaattactaGATATAAATAACGTTATTGTAATCGTTATTTTAACTCTAATGTAAATCCTTTTAATGACCCAAGACTTGAATCCTAACACTGTAGATTTGAATGTTAATCCACGATAATTCATTCATGTCTGATTGCAGGGCGGAATGTATCTGTTTCAAATCTTCGATTACTATGCCGCCAGTGGTACAGCATTGTTATGGATAGCATTCTTCGAATGTGTCATAATTGGCTGGGTTTATGGTAAGAAAAACACATAGTATGTTTCTTCGTCGTGCTGTTTCCCTTCTTCTGCCAAATATGCATGTAATGATTTTACATGtagtaacattttatgtcaatgaTATTAATGGCCCATTATTGTTACTATTCTCTTTTATACTTTTAAAAGTTCCAACCTTATACCTTTATTAATTTTATATCCATGTGCCTTCACCCGGGGCTCCAATGTGACAATTAATGCGTTTGTTTGTAATTTCGTCTTGGTAAAAGGAGCCAATAGATTTGCAGAAGACATCAAGACAATGAATGGTAGAAAATTAAGCAGGTGGCTTCAAATATGCTGGGTGGTGTCAGGACCCGGATTTACTGCGGTAAGTGGGTCTCGTTTGCAAAACAGCCCTTGGTAAAGttgtaaaaataacaattttaataataactGGTGGATGGATCTCGTGTATTAGTTTGAATCACAACAAGTGGTGGAGTATCCGAGCAAAGTTTTCAAGTAGGAATGATTGTAATTTGATATCTCCTACAACGCAAATGTTTGAAATAATCTGGTAAAAGTCTTTAAATGTTTCTACGAAAACTAATTATTGAAGGATATTGCGATACTCAAAGATGTTATTTAAATCTGATAAATAACAGACTTGGGCACGTGGTAGaagtttttacaaaattttagTCACattctttgttttaaatttgtgttgCTTCACAGGCTATATTTTTCTACACATTAATTGAGTATGAGCCGTTGACGTATAACAACACGTACGTGTATCCAGCCTGGGGATATGTCTTAGGTTGGGGTATGGCTGTAGCATCTATGGTACAGATACCCTTGTATGCCCTGTATAAATTATTGGTTACAGAtggaacattcacagaggtacgTGTATTATTTATACAAACACAGTTCAATACATTTTTATTAACATATTAGAGGCCGTACACCACGAACGACCGGTAAAGTCGGTagattgtattctgagttacattgtaaaatgttcatgaaggtcgtattcaaagttacctcaatttggtgcgacatgtatctcattttggcagcgccagtcaaacaccttttaaaccaatcaattatcctattgctgaagaggataataagcttctacctatgtataTAGAATTCTTAAACAGCTCTCGTCTTTGTTtcctttggctaaatcctgttcaagtggtgggttacaaagaattgtattttgtctaggtatgtataaccaacaatttacaatgagaggacattcctgaacctcgttgacttggggatgatttgaaatgaccgccaattatgactgtttaatatttattaccagcagtGTGGAAAGGGACACATGTTGAacctggatatcgtttgaagtcaaatggtataccattttaaagcttatgatatatattttctaaacacgaaataaaactaaattgaccgggggctgactttacggctcattcgtggtgtacggtcacattatatgatatatttttaaatgaacaTATTACTGTATTCGTCACACACAATGTTGCACACGCACGAGTAATCCTTACCTGAATTATTAACTTTTTTGACTAATATGtgtaaatgaataattaattctTTCAGAGATGGAAACTTCTTACAACACCAAAAAATGTGCCAATATACCAAAAAGACTTTAAGGATCACGACACAAGCTTCCATGAAAACGTGGCCATTATCCAAAGCAATCCAGATGAGCGTAGTTACGGAACACTTCCACCAAATGATGCTAAATCTGAAAAGCGGACATCAAGCGCATGAGTTTTATCTATAATCAAGACAATTTTATCAACGCAACAAGAAAAAAACCCATTCCTGTAAGCCGTGAAATGTGTACGGAGGATATCCCAATAAACATTTCTGTGcgttttatttcttttgaaaaaagaAAGGTGGTGTGAGGCGGGAGTACGTTATAAACAAGTGGGTTGATGCGGGTGTGTGGAGATCAGGTGGAGATAAGTACTACTTTCTTAGGACTATAATTTAAGGACGTTTCGTGCCTGCATAACTGACAGCTGCTCGTCTACACTTCTACAATTGACCGAAATGTCCTGACAAAACATTCAAATATATTAAACGTTATTTCATCTGTAGCAGAGTAATGGGTTTTCTTTAAATCAAAAATAACCAGTTCAGTAAGATGAGGTAATAGCTTTCATGCGGAGCAGAAAAAAGAAGTCGTTCCTGTATGAATAATTATCAAAACATCTAACCGTCAAAAACGCTCGATTTTACTGGTTTTATAAAAGAATTGAAGTTGCCTACATCTTAGAGTTCTAGCGCAAAGAGGACAAGCAATGCCCAAAGGAGAACGTATAGCTCTTATATGAATATCAGTTAAAACACTCTCATGTCTGCATATGCGCGTAAAGTATTCAATGTTGTTTGGATAAAACGCATACAATGGTAACCTTCATATAACTATAACTCCAGTATTTATTTGGTTTAATAACTaaaagagtattttgtgatcctagcatcctcttttctgacattgttcagtagatatccacgaaaaaagcttattcccaacatttcagttgattccgaatttgcttttgcgagttatgtatgattatgtgtattatactgctccatagacaatgtgttgtaatttcgttctggtgtaccagaacgtaattcaaatttcacgatatgttTGGTGAACGAGTTattctgcaagacattttttgtacataaacaatatgtagccAGTGGTATATAAATCTCaactatttttgagaaaatggggAGGGGGTGGGTGATGTTGTGGAtctcgaaatgcccttttaagtactgCTTTCTGATGACTAGAATAAAAAGGACGTTTCGCGCCCATACTGACAGCTGCTCGGCTCGTCTTCACATCTACAAATGACCGAAACGTCCTGACAAAACATTCAAATAAATTGCACGTTGTTTCATCTGTAGCAGAGTGATGGATTTTCTTTAAATCAACAATAACCAGTTCAGTAAGATGAGGTAATAGCTTTCATGCGGAGCAGAAAAAACAAATCGTCCCTGTATGAATAGTTATCAAAACATCTAACCGTCAAAAACACTCAATTTTACtggttttataaaaaaatttgaagtagTCTATATCATAGAGTTCTGTCGATAAATTATTATAGTACAAAAAATTCAAGCGCAAAGAGGACACGCAATACCCAAAGGAAAACGTATAGCTTATCAGTTAAAACCCTTTCATGTACGCGTTTGGATAAAACACATACAATAACATTATGACTACATGTTAATTCCCGGATTTACTTGggttaaggcaatagaaacaaattacttCGAACTGTCAATCGACcttcgatgcttggtcgatccttattatttatgaaatcaattaattgaccattattaattgtgataacatataaatctttgcctgtatggacattaaaagtataaatttagcattaattcggATTAACTAGTTgttcattaatcatgttaataacaagcatcgaagcagcatcgactgtCGATGTTTCTGGTGCTTTAATAACTTAATAAGCAAATCGGACCTCATTGTTTTGATACATTAATCTGTTCTAAATCCTTTATAGTAAAACAGTAATTATGGAAACAATGTGCAACTCTCTAGAGTTCTGACTATGGGGATCAAAGGAAATTGTGCAACAATCAGAGTAAGAACCGGATTTGGTTCGACGTTTTTGTccgagtttttttttctttttttttttcttgcgaCAGACGCAAGGTTTTCTGCTCCAATTGTCCGTTCTCGGTTGCTTTTCCACTCAAATGTTGAGTTTTGTTCCAAGCGTTGTTGTCATTATCTTCGTTATCCGCAATTACCGGTGCGATTCAATGGGAAAAAACGAATGTAAAACCTCGGTATATCGGTATCTTGGCCTTTAGGCTCAATAGCTCGTCGTCGTTTCAACACAATTACTATGCATGCGAAAGGCGTATTTATAATTGATCTGATATTCGCCAGTATGCAAAATGTACCACGAGGTAAGCTGGTAAACATATTGGctataatgtagacaaacattaATCAAGGAGTGCTGTTTAAAACACAAGCACCATTCAATAATTCAACATTAATAATTCACTTTGACTGTTTTATTCACACGTACCCATTCTTTGATAGCGTCACGATAATTGGCTATTACTCGCATTTGCAGAGCCACTTTGAATATTTGATAATGTTTATGTGTTgaatggaataaaggatttgcacCTCACATGCGTTCCTGTTATGGAAAAGACAACATTTTAATGTCTCAAAAATGATAATAAAGAACAATTATTTTCTTATCCTCAGTAAATTTCATTTCTGAATTAGGTACGTTTGTTGCCTACCTGTATACCAATTACAGCTATATAACGTATTTAAAGCATTCTTAATTGAAAAGGAAACGCGCAAGAATTCGTTGAAGGTTGATTAAGCTCGTATTTGGTCGATTACTCGTCTTTCCATCTGATATGCACTCAGTCGTATGATTACCAATCAATCACTGTGCCATTTGGTAGTGTCTTTGTAAACTAATTAGATGGTATCGTGACTTGTACTTAACGTCGAAATCCATGCAACCAATCATTTTATCATCCATTAAACAAGAATATAGAAATGGCaccataccgtaaagattcgcctaatggcgcacatgggcacCTTTGCCGTAAGGTAAATTTCACGCACAAATAAttagctccctcctctaaaaattccAACAAGAGTTTAAGTATCGTGCCCCTTTTATATATTTGCTGTTGGGATTTTTACGGCTGGGCTCTTTTAGTTTATgcataaaattccagttatgtcaagggaacccataatgcgccattaggcgaatctttacggtatatcgTTTGAATGTTAGTTGAAATATTTGTAGGTTATTATTATGGTAACCATAATATATCATATTTTGGCACCATTTATCTATAACAATGATAGGGATGACAGTAAAAgcataataggtctgtcacactatagactatgccatagtcgatttttgataaataaaaatgttattaatcatgatgaacgcattcagttgaactcgaaattatactgatatcctacatcaaaatactagtataaaatggttatgaaaaagtttaggctatataattatatttgtgacagtaaaagtaaagtataggccctacgtaggcttatattatttaatgcaacatatcataatggcataattataatgacacttcaatactgaacaattctaattttagaatctgccagtttattatccgaaaaaccgactatggactttcacttttaagcagaactttaccccgggactcacacactgtcaatcatacttgtttatcaataaaatctaaccacaagactaagcatggtggtacaatacgcgctagatgcatacgttcatccaccagcacaaaagcgccgcattccctagatcgttgtgtaccatgtatagttataatggtaccagtacgcgtcgggaggatttaaacaataacgagatctgggcgaccaatcacaagccagattcagttttaaagatgcattacatcatcaccaattttagttaggccagaaattggcctaactctcaaggcaaagtcagtagtccacttgggaagctaacacacagagggcgtacggtgactgaaaagatcagttgtgaaaatctatcaattgtgcactcattaattaaatcagagttttaagcttaaatgtaatagccagactggtaggaatttgatattgcgtcctctacccttcagaaagtgcccctccctcaatactacttacatgcataggcctactaaattacgtgcaatttaactttttctcttctcttctctcttcaatttttctcactttcttttcttttttctctccttttcccctttttctacctgtcagtcactaaagtactgggggaaatatgatattgcgtcacacacccttcagaaagtccccccccccatgatcgatgcacatgttcgccatagccCTACATCCGgtacaagcgcctgcgaaaccttgcaaacacctgcggtatataaacgaaagaataacgaacaaacccagggtatatatacagagcagtacgaacacacatcggacaacttccgaacatgtgtattcggcacactccgtttcaagttttgtgcatgcaattggcaagtggactacggagaagtctagtcacactacgacggactggatcaacgtacatcaccgaatacaaaaatattttattcggtggaaaaatcaccagtccggcagaagattcggtgggattttgggtccgattcccgttcgtttctctatgcgttgtggccgctaataatcctgcaggcgtcttatattcgatcgttcaacgtccgacaaatgaccggatttgggggtcaacgtccgacaaatgacctgctccgattcccgttcgtctctctatgcgttgtggccg is a window from the Amphiura filiformis chromosome 12, Afil_fr2py, whole genome shotgun sequence genome containing:
- the LOC140166347 gene encoding sodium- and chloride-dependent taurine transporter-like yields the protein MAENSTSELRTKLVVDGQGKLPAVHNVESEHIKARETWSGELDFIFALIGYSVGFGNVWRFPYLCYKNGGGAFLIPYFTCLIVAGIAILILELAIGQYMQSGGITAWNLVPLFKGAGHGSIVILTLVNTYYNIILAWSLYYLFMSFTAKLPWSHCDNEWNTENCLHPDIQYNNNKSACAPTPGATDIPTTTEPMMTTEVTLCINGTLRNASSYTPASVEFWERKILQIHLSEGIDDPGGLNWQMVLSLGLAWVIVYLCIFKGVKSSGKVVYFTAPFPYVLLTILIGFSVTLDNAVDGLFYYLTPDWSRLADSQVWLDATTQIFFSYSLGLGTMMALGSYNKPARNFFRDGIIFACVNSATSLYAGMAVFSVLGFMAGKQGISIDQVAASGPGLVFIVYPEGVTQMPIPTLWAILFFLMLLLLGIDSQFVGVEGLVTAFVDLFPHIFRKGYRREMFAAAVCVICYMAGLSMCTYGGMYLFQIFDYYAASGTALLWIAFFECVIIGWVYGANRFAEDIKTMNGRKLSRWLQICWVVSGPGFTAAIFFYTLIEYEPLTYNNTYVYPAWGYVLGWGMAVASMVQIPLYALYKLLVTDGTFTERWKLLTTPKNVPIYQKDFKDHDTSFHENVAIIQSNPDERSYGTLPPNDAKSEKRTSSA